In Deinococcus psychrotolerans, the genomic window ACCGTTGAATTAGAGCCGCTGGCAAGCTTGAGCGGCAAGTAAGGCACAGGGCTATACACCACATCACTGGTAGTGGTGCCGCTGGCGTCAAAACTCTGGGCGTAGACCGCACCGAAAGTAGCCCCCTGCACGTCGTAGTAGATGACGCTCGAGCCGGTCAGGATGGTCGCCTGCGCGTCGCTGTACGTTCTGGTTTCCACCGCCGTCAGCGTCTGGCCTTTGAAGCTGCGGCTGCCCAGCACCGTTTCGCGGCTGTAGTGGACACTTGCAGGCGACCCCAATGAAGTGACTTTGCTCAGGCGCGTGTCGCCCGTACCAAAAGTCATGAAAGCGCAAGTGCCTGCGACAGGGCCACCGCTTCCGCCACCGCCACTACCGCTACCGCCGCCACCCATGCTAGAGGGCGGCGAGGTAGGATTACAAGCTGAAAGTGTCCCCGCCACAGCGGCCAACGCCACCATCAACCGCACGTTGATTGCCCTGAACTGCGCCATACTTGTAACCTCCTGAGCCTTGTAAAGCATTGTGAATTGGGAAAGGAATGAGCAAATCATCTCATTTTCAGCTAAAGCATTGAGTTTAGATAAAGAGAAGATGAAAGAACTCCTCTCCGTAACCTGTCTTCAAGGCGTTTGGGCGAGAGCAAACGATAAAGCGCTGGAGTCGGCGCTCAGGCGGACTTGGTCAAGGCCGGTAGAATGCAGCCCTCAGGGAGGCTATTGTGACTGACGTCTGGAGTTTTCTGTTTCTCAACGGTGAGTTCGCGCCGCGCCAGTACATTCTGGACGGACTGACCTCTGAGCAAGTCGGTGTGCGGCCCGCCGAGAATGTCCATAGCATTTATGAGGAGCTTTGGCACACTGCTCTGTGGCAGCAGATTGTCTTAGAACAAGACGCGGAGGCCATCAAGCGCTGGGAGCAAAACGAACTCTTGCCCCCTAGTCCTGCGCCTGAAGACGAGGCAGCTTGGCAAGAGTTGGTTGCGTCGTTTCTGACTTCTTCGCAGCGTGCGGTAGAGCTGGCCAAAAACGGGGCCTGGCTGGAAACCGAAGAGGAAAGTAGCAATCCCGGCTTCACCTGGCGAAACGCACTCGAGCAGCTCGCCGTTCACAACGCTTACCATCTGGGCAAAATTGTCTTGCTCCGGCAGCTGCTGGGCTGCTGGACACCACGCCCCAAACAAACTCAGTAGGGCAGATGGCCCGACAATTGCTCAGCACTGGTCAGCGGCGTCGAATTACGTTTGAGCTCCGCCGACCGAGCACACTTGATGCGGGTGTTCAAAAGGAT contains:
- a CDS encoding DinB family protein, producing the protein MTDVWSFLFLNGEFAPRQYILDGLTSEQVGVRPAENVHSIYEELWHTALWQQIVLEQDAEAIKRWEQNELLPPSPAPEDEAAWQELVASFLTSSQRAVELAKNGAWLETEEESSNPGFTWRNALEQLAVHNAYHLGKIVLLRQLLGCWTPRPKQTQ